A window of the Candidatus Angelobacter sp. genome harbors these coding sequences:
- the plsY gene encoding glycerol-3-phosphate 1-O-acyltransferase PlsY yields MQTISYPAAILGAYALGSIPTGYLVARAKGVDIRSVGSGNIGATNVFRILGKPAGIFVLVFDGLKGFAACAWFSDWIIKFFSVSTTDEVYLRLVAGLAVVLGHNYTCWLRFKGGKGIATSAGVLAGIVPWALLIILSLWIVLFALTRYVSVGSLAASFTLPFATWFTTKDWKLTIVTGAMGALAIYKHKTNIRRLLDGTENRIGPGKKGS; encoded by the coding sequence GTGCAAACCATCAGCTATCCCGCCGCGATACTTGGCGCTTACGCGCTCGGTTCGATTCCCACCGGTTATCTGGTGGCCCGGGCGAAGGGAGTTGATATCCGGAGCGTCGGGAGCGGAAACATCGGCGCGACGAACGTGTTCCGCATCCTTGGCAAACCGGCGGGGATTTTCGTCCTGGTGTTCGATGGATTGAAGGGTTTCGCGGCTTGCGCGTGGTTCTCCGATTGGATCATCAAATTCTTTTCAGTCTCGACGACCGATGAAGTGTATTTGCGCCTGGTCGCGGGGCTGGCCGTGGTGTTGGGCCACAACTACACCTGCTGGCTCAGGTTCAAAGGCGGCAAAGGCATAGCGACTTCCGCGGGCGTCCTGGCGGGGATCGTGCCGTGGGCGCTGCTGATCATTCTGAGTCTGTGGATTGTTCTGTTCGCGCTGACGCGCTACGTTTCGGTTGGCTCGCTCGCCGCGTCGTTCACCCTGCCATTTGCAACCTGGTTTACGACGAAGGACTGGAAGCTGACAATTGTCACCGGCGCAATGGGCGCGCTGGCCATTTACAAGCACAAAACCAACATCCGACGCCTGCTGGACGGAACCGAGAACCGCATCGGTCCAGGAAAGAAGGGATCATGA
- a CDS encoding NAD(P)H-dependent glycerol-3-phosphate dehydrogenase encodes MRVTVLGAGAWGTALAKLLHEARHNVVLWGHNPLHVEQIRRAGRNEPYLPGVELPRDWRLETDLVSAVQNSECVVVAVPSEAFREVTRCLTDYDGIAVSVTKGIEHGSGMTMCGILHENAPRARVAALSGPTLALEVARGVPTAIVAASADIQTAPKVQELFHRPAFRVYTSTDLLGVELGGALKNVIAIAAGVSDGLGFGDNSKAALITRAIVEIRRLGVVCGAQAETFAGLSGLGDLTVTCFSRLSRNRGFGERLGRGDRVADILSSTVSVAEGYPTAQSAWQLAHKRSVTTPIIDEVYAMLYEGKNVARALRDLTGRESKAED; translated from the coding sequence ATGAGAGTCACGGTCTTGGGCGCCGGCGCCTGGGGAACGGCGCTGGCAAAACTACTGCACGAAGCCAGACACAACGTGGTGTTGTGGGGACACAATCCGCTACACGTCGAACAGATTCGTCGCGCAGGCCGCAATGAACCCTACCTGCCGGGCGTCGAGTTGCCCCGCGACTGGCGGCTCGAAACGGACCTGGTGAGCGCCGTCCAGAACAGCGAATGCGTCGTCGTGGCCGTGCCTTCGGAGGCGTTCCGCGAGGTGACGCGCTGTCTCACCGATTATGACGGCATCGCAGTCAGCGTGACCAAAGGCATCGAGCACGGCAGCGGGATGACGATGTGCGGCATTCTTCACGAAAACGCCCCCCGGGCGCGGGTCGCCGCACTGTCCGGCCCGACGCTTGCCCTCGAAGTTGCGCGGGGCGTGCCGACCGCAATCGTCGCCGCAAGCGCGGACATTCAAACCGCCCCGAAGGTCCAGGAGTTGTTCCATCGCCCGGCGTTCCGCGTTTATACGAGCACAGACCTCCTGGGCGTCGAGTTGGGCGGGGCGTTGAAAAACGTCATCGCCATCGCTGCCGGTGTTTCGGACGGTCTGGGTTTCGGTGACAATTCCAAAGCCGCGTTGATTACGCGAGCCATCGTCGAGATACGCCGGCTGGGTGTCGTGTGCGGCGCGCAGGCGGAAACCTTTGCGGGTCTGAGCGGACTGGGGGATTTGACGGTGACTTGTTTTTCAAGGCTCAGCCGGAATCGTGGCTTCGGCGAGCGGCTCGGTCGCGGCGACCGGGTCGCCGATATCCTGTCATCGACGGTCAGTGTTGCTGAAGGCTATCCGACCGCGCAATCAGCCTGGCAGCTGGCGCACAAGCGGAGCGTCACCACTCCGATCATTGATGAGGTTTACGCGATGCTTTATGAAGGCAAGAATGTCGCGCGGGCCTTGCGGGATCTGACCGGCCGCGAATCGAAAGCGGAAGATTGA